The Mycolicibacterium hassiacum DSM 44199 genome includes a window with the following:
- a CDS encoding DNA translocase FtsK, with protein MPSKTAARSGTRSSRSRAGSRTGGRAAPRRRPAPRRTSSPATVAGAALGRGIRASWLMLAKGVGTAARSVGRARDLDPGHRRDGLALALLGIAVVIAASSWFDAARPVGAWIDDVLRVLIGSVVVVVPVVLAAVAVTLMRTEPDYEARPRLILGGAMIALPALGLWHLWAGSPTDPAARAHAAGFIGFAIGGPLADGVTPYIAAPLLFIGVLFGLLLLTGTTIREVPETVRAMFTAHRYDHDHDGYDDFDGGGLDEDDDEGDDEGDTERIGRRGFERDGADRAAASGGGDAAADEPEPWAGRNPMENYPLDEQDPPTVPEPAARPRRKSAKSAKPKVIDRVVEGPYTLPSLDLLIPGDPPKRRTAANDRMAEAISEVLKQFKVDAAVTGCTRGPTVTRYEVELGPGVKVEKITALQKNIAYAVATESVRMLAPIPGKSAVGIEVPNVDREMVRLADVLTDPATRSDHHPLVIGLGKDIEGEYISANLAKMPHLLVAGSTGSGKSSFINSMLISLLARATPDEVRMILIDPKMVELTPYEGIPHLITPIVTQPKKAAAALAWLVEEMEQRYQDMQASRVRHIDDFNAKVRSGEITTPPGSQREYRPYPYLVAIVDELADLMMTAPRDVEDAVVRITQKARAAGIHLVLATQRPSVDVVTGLIKTNVPSRLAFATSSLTDSRVILDQAGAEKLIGMGDGLFLPMGAGKPIRLQGAYVSDEEIQAVVAACKAQAEPEYREGVTTAKTTSERTDVDPDIGDDLDLFLQAVELVVTSQFGSTSMLQRKLRVGFAKAGRLMDLMETRGIVGPSEGSKAREVLVKPDELAATLASIRGASAGGDDAGGEGIPE; from the coding sequence ATGCCCAGTAAGACCGCCGCCCGTTCAGGAACCCGTTCGAGCAGGTCAAGGGCCGGTTCCCGGACCGGTGGCCGGGCCGCCCCGCGACGTCGGCCCGCGCCGCGCCGGACCTCGTCACCGGCGACCGTGGCGGGTGCCGCGCTGGGGCGCGGAATCCGGGCGAGCTGGCTGATGCTGGCCAAGGGCGTCGGCACCGCCGCGCGGTCGGTGGGCCGGGCCCGGGACCTGGACCCCGGACACCGCCGCGACGGGCTGGCGCTGGCGCTGCTGGGCATCGCCGTGGTGATCGCCGCGAGCAGCTGGTTCGACGCGGCCCGGCCGGTGGGCGCATGGATCGACGACGTCCTGCGCGTTCTCATCGGCTCGGTGGTGGTGGTGGTGCCGGTGGTGCTGGCCGCCGTCGCGGTCACCCTGATGCGCACCGAACCCGACTACGAGGCCCGCCCGCGGCTGATCCTCGGCGGGGCGATGATCGCGCTGCCGGCGCTGGGCCTGTGGCATCTGTGGGCCGGCTCGCCCACCGACCCCGCCGCCCGAGCGCACGCCGCCGGGTTCATCGGCTTCGCGATCGGCGGACCGCTGGCCGACGGCGTCACCCCCTACATCGCCGCGCCGCTGCTGTTCATCGGCGTGCTGTTCGGCCTGCTGCTGCTGACCGGCACCACGATCCGCGAGGTGCCGGAGACGGTGCGGGCCATGTTCACCGCCCACCGCTACGACCACGACCACGACGGTTACGACGACTTCGACGGCGGCGGCCTCGACGAGGATGACGACGAGGGTGACGACGAGGGTGACACCGAGCGGATCGGCCGGCGCGGGTTCGAGCGCGACGGCGCCGATCGGGCCGCCGCCTCCGGCGGGGGGGATGCCGCCGCCGACGAGCCCGAGCCGTGGGCGGGCCGCAACCCGATGGAGAACTATCCGCTCGACGAGCAGGATCCGCCGACGGTGCCGGAGCCGGCCGCGCGGCCGCGCCGGAAGTCGGCCAAGTCCGCCAAACCCAAGGTGATCGACCGGGTGGTGGAGGGCCCCTACACACTGCCGTCGCTGGACCTGCTGATCCCCGGCGATCCGCCGAAGCGCCGCACCGCGGCCAACGACCGTATGGCCGAGGCGATCTCGGAAGTGCTCAAACAGTTCAAGGTGGACGCCGCGGTGACCGGTTGCACCCGCGGCCCGACCGTCACCCGCTACGAGGTCGAACTCGGCCCCGGCGTGAAGGTGGAGAAGATCACCGCGCTGCAGAAGAACATCGCCTACGCGGTGGCCACCGAGAGCGTGCGCATGCTCGCACCCATCCCGGGCAAGTCGGCCGTCGGCATCGAGGTGCCCAACGTCGACCGCGAGATGGTGCGCCTGGCCGATGTGCTGACCGACCCGGCGACCCGCAGCGATCACCACCCGCTGGTGATCGGGCTGGGCAAAGACATTGAGGGCGAATACATCTCGGCGAACCTCGCCAAGATGCCGCACCTGTTGGTCGCCGGTTCCACCGGGTCGGGCAAGTCCAGCTTCATCAACTCGATGCTGATCTCGTTGTTGGCGCGGGCCACCCCGGACGAGGTCAGGATGATCCTGATCGACCCGAAGATGGTGGAACTGACGCCCTACGAGGGCATTCCGCATCTGATCACGCCGATCGTCACCCAGCCGAAGAAGGCGGCCGCGGCGCTGGCCTGGCTGGTCGAGGAGATGGAGCAGCGCTACCAGGACATGCAGGCGTCCCGGGTGCGCCACATCGACGACTTCAACGCCAAGGTCCGCTCCGGGGAGATCACCACCCCGCCGGGCAGCCAGCGCGAGTACCGGCCGTACCCGTATCTGGTGGCGATCGTCGACGAGCTCGCCGACCTGATGATGACCGCACCGCGCGACGTGGAGGACGCCGTCGTGCGCATCACCCAGAAGGCGCGCGCCGCGGGGATCCACCTGGTGTTGGCCACCCAGCGCCCGTCGGTGGACGTGGTCACCGGCCTGATCAAGACCAACGTGCCGTCACGGCTGGCGTTCGCGACCTCGTCGCTGACCGACAGCCGGGTGATCCTCGACCAGGCCGGCGCCGAGAAACTGATCGGCATGGGCGACGGCCTGTTCCTGCCGATGGGGGCCGGCAAGCCGATCCGGCTGCAGGGCGCCTACGTCTCCGACGAGGAGATCCAGGCGGTCGTGGCGGCCTGCAAGGCGCAGGCCGAACCGGAGTACCGCGAGGGGGTCACCACCGCCAAGACCACCAGCGAGCGCACCGACGTCGACCCCGACATCGGCGACGACCTGGACCTGTTCCTGCAGGCCGTCGAGCTGGTGGTGACCAGCCAGTTCGGGTCGACCTCGATGCTGCAGCGCAAGCTGCGGGTCGGATTCGCCAAGGCCGGCCGGTTGAT
- a CDS encoding putative quinol monooxygenase, translating to MPVVVVATMTAKPESVDLVRQACKKAVEAVHQEPGCQLYALHETDRTFVFVEQWADADALQAHSAAPAVATLFGTVGEHLDGAPDIKMLQPVPAGDPAKGTLRSA from the coding sequence ATGCCTGTCGTCGTTGTCGCGACCATGACCGCCAAGCCGGAGTCGGTGGATCTGGTGCGCCAGGCCTGCAAGAAGGCCGTGGAGGCGGTGCACCAGGAACCGGGCTGTCAGCTGTATGCCCTGCACGAGACCGACCGGACCTTCGTGTTCGTCGAGCAGTGGGCCGACGCCGACGCGCTGCAGGCACACAGCGCCGCTCCGGCGGTCGCCACCCTGTTCGGCACGGTCGGCGAGCACCTCGACGGTGCCCCGGACATCAAGATGCTGCAGCCGGTGCCCGCCGGCGACCCCGCCAAGGGGACCTTGCGGTCGGCATGA